A window of Vicia villosa cultivar HV-30 ecotype Madison, WI unplaced genomic scaffold, Vvil1.0 ctg.001467F_1_1, whole genome shotgun sequence contains these coding sequences:
- the LOC131635341 gene encoding uncharacterized protein LOC131635341: protein MFAKKLLHKAVHHHHSNYKFQQHGSLQSTELDPRIVIHYGIPSSASLLAFDFVQRLLAIGTLDGRLKVIGGDNIEGLLISSKQLPYKYLEFLQNQGHLVGVLNDNDIQVWNLETRSLTCSLQWESNITAFSVISGSHFIYVGDEHGLFSVIKFDAEEEKLLKSSNHLSAKFLREAAGFPESSDQPIVGILSQPYSSGNRLLIAFQDGLLILWDVSEAKIVFLGGGKDLELKNEGGTTSDMDANLPADILEQNLGDKEISALCWASSDGSILAVGYLDGDILFWNLSSAAPSKGQQTTSSKNVVRLQLSNSERRIPVIVLQWSNNHKSHNDCTGQLFVYGGDEIGSEEVLTVLTLEWSSGMESLRCIGRADLTLNGTFADLILLPSLGARDLNSKDDLFVLTNPGQIHYYDNDSLSALLSQQNRTSSVSAQEFPVLIPMADPSLTVAKLIKLPSQLNSSKTLAEVASILKTSAKPGSASFANWPLTGGVPSHLSTVKGAGVDRVYFAGYSNGSVLLCDATHPILSYISYIEGEVNGVKVAGSTAPVTKLDFCSVSLFLAVGNECGLVRVYDLKNYSDGKKIQFVTETKTEVHDVPPGKGPHCSAIFSLFNSPVQALSFANSGTKLAIGFLSGRVAVCDMISLSVLFLIDGVPSSSSPITSMVWRQQACFQSAVNSPKKVETPSGKSLEEILFILSRDGKINVVEGDTGKTISSRPFHVKESTAISMYVIDDIISTPEVSNDKKHEEPLKSTAGAHPEEPVQESSSTVVNSSEAEVSSSETPPSGEILFDPLVLLCCENSLHLLSAKALMQGNKKPIRKVEHSKSFYWTTILKKDDKICGILSLLQTGTFEIRSLPDLELVSESSLLSILRWNYKVNMDKTMCSDDNGQIVLANGSELAFISLLASENEFRSLEHLPCLHDKVLAAASDAAFTFSSNQKTKQTTKPGILGGIVKGLKGGKTTQPVLHKIQTSNFGHLEDIFFKPSFPDSRPTVADEKEVELDIDDIQIDEPKIVASTSSPDVKNKHKDKLQNDREKLFQGGTNEDVKPKIRTAEEIMAAYRKTGDAASTAAQARNKLMERQEKLERISQRTAELQNGAENFASLANELVKTMERRKWWQI from the exons atgttTGCCAAGAAGTTGTTGCATAAAGCTGTCCACCACCACCATTCCAac tacAAGTTTCAGCAGCATGGTAGTTTGCAATCAACTGAATTGGATCCGAGAATTGTGATTCACTATGGCATTCCGTCTTCTGCTTCACTTCTTGCTTTTGATTTTGTTCAGAGGCTTTTGGCTATTGGGACTCT GGATGGAAGACTTAAGGTGATTGGTGGTGATAATATTGAAGGACTTTTGATTTCGTCTAAGCAATTGCCTTACAAATACTTGGAG TTCCTACAAAATCAGGGGCATTTAGTTGGGGTCTTAAATGATAACGATATTCAG GTTTGGAATCTTGAAACTCGGAGTCTTACTTGTTCGTTACAATGGGAATCAAATATTACGGCGTTCTCTGTAATTAGTGGCTCACATTTCAT TTATGTCGGAGATGAGCACGGCCTGTTTTCTGTGATAAAGTTTGATGCCGAGGAAGAAAAACTTTTGAAGTCATCTAATCATTTATCGGCTAAATTTCTAAGAG AAGCTGCCGGGTTTCCAGAGTCCAGCGATCAACCAATTGTCGGAATTCTTTCGCAGCCTTATTCTTCTGGGAACAG ATTGTTGATTGCATTTCAGGATGGACTACTAATTCTTTGGGATGTTTCCGAAGCTAAAATTGTGTTCCTTGGTggtggaaaggatctagaattaaAAAATGAGGGGGGTACCACTTCTGATATGGACGCCAATCTTCCAGCCGATATTTTAGAGCAAAATCTCGGAGACAAAGAGATAAGTGCTCTTTGCTGGGCATCTTCTGATGGCTCCATTCTCGCTGTTGGATACCTAGACGGAGATATCCTTTTCTGGAACTTGTCATCTGCAGCACCTTCCAAAGGTCAACAAACCACTTCTTCTAAAAATGTTGTTAGGCTACAACTTTCCAACTCCGAAAGAAGAATCCCAGTCATTGTCTTACAATGGTCCAATAATCACAAATCTCACAACGATTGTACTGGTCAGTTGTTTGTCTATGGCGGTGACGAAATTGGATCGgaagaagttttgact GTTTTAACTCTTGAATGGTCATCTGGGATGGAATCGTTAAGATGCATCGGTCGTGCAGACCTTACTCTAAATGGCACTTTCGCAGACTTGATTTTACTTCCAAGTCTAGGAGCAAGGGATTTGAATAGCAAAGATGATCTTTTTGTGCTAACAAACCCCGGACAAATACACTATTACGATAATGATAGCTTGTCCGCATTATTATCTCAGCAGAATAGGACATCATCCGTATCTGCGCAGGAGTTTCCGGTGCTAATACCTATGGCCGATCCATCTTTGACTGTTGCAAAACTTATCAAGTTGCCGAGTCAGTTAAACTCATCGAAAACTCTAGCTGAG GTAGCCTCAATTCTGAAAACTAGCGCAAAACCTGGTTCAGCTAGTTTTGCAAATTGGCCCTTAACCGGGGGTGTTCCCAGCCACTTGTCCACTGTTAAAGGTGCCGGAGTTGACAGAGTTTACTTTGCGGGCTATTCTAATGGATCTGTCCTTTTGTGTGATGCCACACATCCAATCTTGTCTTACATTTCTTACATAGAAGGAGAG GTTAATGGTGTAAAAGTGGCAGGGTCGACTGCTCCGGTGACAAAATTGGACTTTTGTTCTGTTTCCCTATTTCTGGCTGTGGGCAATGAATGCGGTCTT GTTCGTGTATATGACCTTAAAAACTACTCCGATGGAAAAAAAATCCAGTTTGTCACAGAAACTAAAACTGAAG TTCATGACGTTCCACCGGGAAAAGGACCTCATTGTAGTGCTATTTTTTCTCTCTTCAATTCGCCAGTACAAGCGTTATCTTTTGCAAATTCTGGAACCAAACTTGCTATTGGATTTTTAAGTGGTCGT GTTGCAGTCTGTGATATGATATCGTTGTCGGTTTTGTTCTTGATTGATGGTGTACCTAGCTCAAGTTCACCAATTACTTCAATGGTTTGGAGACAACAAGCATGTTTTCAAAGTGCTGTAAATAGTCCAAAGAAAGTAGAAACACCTTCAGGAAAATCTCTGGAAGAGATACTATTTATCTTATCTAGGGATGGAAAAATTAATGTAGTTGAGGGTGATACTGGTAAAACTATCTCGAGCCGGCCGTTCCATGTGAAAGAGTCAACTGCAATTTCAATGTATGTTATAG ATGATATCATCTCAACCCCAGAAGTGTCAAATGACAAGAAGCACGAGGAACCCTTGAAGAGTACCGCTGGTGCTCACCCTGAAGAGCCCGTGCAAGAAAGTAGCTCAACCGTGGTAAATTCATCGGAGGCTGAAGTTTCCTCTTCAGAAACTCCACCTTCTGGGGAAATCCTTTTCGATCCACTTGTCCTGCTTTGCTGTGAAAATTCATTGCATTTGTTGTCCGCAAAAGCATTGATGCAG GGAAATAAAAAACCGATTCGAAAAGTGGAACATTCAAAATCTTTCTATTGGACTACAATTTTGAAGAAAGATGACAAAATTTGTGGGATTCTATCGTTGCTTCAGACCGGAACATTTGAAATAAG ATCCTTACCCGATTTGGAACTGGTGTCGGAAAGCTCTTTATTATCGATTTTAAGGTGGAACTATAAAGTGAACATGGATAAAACCATGTGTTCTGATGATAATGGACAGATTGTACTG GCTAATGGTTCTGAATTGGCATTCATCTCATTATTAGCCAGCGAAAATGAATTCAG gagtCTCGAGCATTTGCCTTGTCTTCACGATAAAGTTCTTGCTGCTGCTTCGGATGCCGCATTTACATTCTCTTCAAATCAGAAGACAAAACAG ACAACAAAACCGGGGATTCTAGGTGGTATTGTCAAAGGATTGAAAGGTGGAAAAACCACTCAACCAGTGTTGCATAAAATTCAAACCTCCAATTTTGGTCATTtagaagacatttttttcaagCCCTCATTTCCAGATTCACGTCCAACAGTGGCCGATGAAAAAGAAGTGGAGCTCGATATAG ACGACATTCAAATAGACGAGCCTAAAATTGTAGCTTCTACTTCATCTCCTGATGTTAAAAACAAACATAAAG ATAAGTTACAAAACGATAGGGAGAAACTATTTCAAGGTGGGACTAATGAAGATGTAAAGCCAAAAATCAGAACGGCCGAAGAGATTATGGCAGCTTATAGAAAAACAGGG GACGCTGCTTCGACTGCTGCACAAGCAAGAAACAAGCTTATGGAAAGACAGGAGAAATTGGAG AGAATAAGCCAACGTACCGCGGAACTGCAAAATGGAGCTGAGAATTTTGCATCATTAGCAAATGAGCTTGTCAAGACCATGGAAAGGAGGAAATGGTGGCAGATATAG
- the LOC131635342 gene encoding omega-3 fatty acid desaturase, chloroplastic-like, with amino-acid sequence MATWVLSECGLKPLAPVFSKPRTGFPVSNNSKVRFLGTSKGVSDLKFQFQPKSFDFKEKRKWGLNVSTPLRFESIEPQQEELPEFDPASPPPFSLAEIRAAIPKHCWVKDSWKSMSYVLRDVVVVFGLAAAAAFLNNWMVWPLYWAAQGTMFWALFVLGHDCGHGSFSNDAKLNSVVGHFLHSSILVPYHGWRISHRTHHQNHGHVEKDESWLPLTETLFKSLDSVGRALRFTAPFPLLAYPVYLLIRSPGKKGSHFHPDSDLFVPNEKKDVITSTSSWLAMVALLVGLGFVMGPIPLLMLYGVPYVIFVMWLDFVTYMHHHGHEDKLPWYRGKEWSYLRGGLTTLDRDYGWINNIHHDIGTHVVHHLFPQIPHYHLVEATEAARPVFGKYYREPKKSAPLPFHLIGEFIRSLKKDHFVSDTGDIVYYQADPELSGSSDEI; translated from the exons ATGGCAACTTGGGTTTTATCAGAATGTGGTTTAAAGCCACTTGCTCCAGTGTTTTCCAAACCAAGAACTGGTTTTCCTGTTTCCAACAACTCAAAGGTTAGATTTTTGGGCACAAGCAAAGGAGTTTCGGATCTCAAGTTTCAATTTCAGCCAAAAAGTTTTGATTTTAAGGAGAAAAGAAAATGGGGTTTGAATGTGAGTACTCCTTTGAGATTTGAGTCAATTGAACCACAACAGGAGGAGCTTCCGGAGTTTGATCCTGCTTCACCACCACCTTTTTCATTGGCTGAAATAAGAGCAGCAATTCCAAAGCATTGTTGGGTGAAGGATTCTTGGAAGTCTATGAGTTATGTTTTGagagatgttgttgttgtttttggttTGGCTGCTGCTGCTGCTTTTCTTAATAATTGGATGGTTTGGCCTCTTTATTGGGCTGCTCAAGGAACCATGTTTTGGGCACTTTTTGTTCTTGGACATGATTG TGGTCATGGAAGCTTTTCAAATGATGCTAAGCTTAATAGTGTTGTTGGACATTTCTTGCATTCTTCAATTCTTGTTCCATATCATGGATG GAGAATTAGTCATAGAACTCATCACCAAAACCATGGCCATGTTGAAAAGGACGAATCTTGGCTTCCG TTGACAGAAACATTGTTTAAGAGTTTGGACAGTGTAGGACGTGCTTTAAGATTTACCGCTCCGTTTCCATTGCTTGCATATCCTGTGTACCTT TTGATCAGGAGTCCTGGGAAGAAGGGTTCTCATTTCCATCCCGACAGTGACTTGTTTGTTCCAAATGAGAAAAAAGATGTTATCACTTCTACGTCTTCTTGGTTGGCTATGGTGGCTTTGCTTGTAGGATTGGGATTTGTAATGGGTCCAATTCCATTACTCATGCTTTATGGAGTTCCTTATGTT ATCTTTGTCATGTGGTTGGATTTCGTGACATATATGCACCATCATGGTCATGAAGACAAATTACCTTGGTATCGTGGAAAG GAATGGAGCTATCTTAGAGGCGGACTTACTACTCTTGACCGTGATTACGGATGGATCAATAACATTCACCACGACATTGGAACTCACGTCGTTCATCACCTTTTCCCTCAAATTCCACACTATCACTTAGTCGAAGCT ACTGAGGCAGCTAGACCAGTGTTTGGAAAATATTACAGAGAGCCGAAGAAATCGGCTCCTCTTCCATTCCACCTTATTGGAGAATTCATAAGGAGCTTGAAGAAAGATCATTTTGTTAGTGACACTGGTGATATTGTTTACTACCAAGCAGATCCTGAACTTAGTGGCTCTTCTGATGAAATTTAA